A single window of Sneathiella limimaris DNA harbors:
- a CDS encoding urease accessory protein UreF — protein MKLAGLYELMSWMSPSYPVGAYTYSHGIEYAVEAGFVRDKDSLVEWVSDIVTYGSGHSDAILFAETYRAIAGADLEKLREVAELAYANRPTKELELETTAQGRAFLTITDSAFPAFALQQLREVWNGPVAYPVAVGAAAAGKDIPLEPALMAYLHGFVSNLVSAAVRIVPLGQTDGQKAIASLSDKCAEEVQAALFATLEDLGTATLMVDWCSANHETQYTRLFRS, from the coding sequence ATGAAACTGGCCGGACTTTATGAATTGATGTCCTGGATGTCCCCTTCCTATCCAGTTGGGGCTTATACCTATAGCCATGGAATTGAGTATGCAGTCGAGGCTGGGTTTGTCCGGGATAAAGACAGCTTGGTGGAGTGGGTTTCCGACATCGTGACCTATGGGTCAGGTCATTCAGATGCGATTTTGTTTGCGGAAACTTACCGCGCCATTGCTGGAGCTGATCTCGAAAAATTGCGGGAGGTTGCAGAGCTTGCCTACGCCAATCGACCCACCAAGGAATTGGAGCTGGAAACCACAGCGCAAGGCCGTGCATTTTTGACAATTACGGATAGTGCTTTTCCGGCGTTCGCGCTCCAGCAACTCCGTGAAGTCTGGAATGGTCCTGTTGCTTATCCCGTCGCGGTTGGAGCGGCGGCCGCGGGGAAGGACATTCCACTAGAGCCAGCTTTGATGGCCTATCTGCACGGTTTTGTCTCTAACCTAGTTTCGGCTGCGGTTCGAATTGTGCCGCTTGGACAAACGGACGGGCAAAAGGCAATCGCGTCTCTTTCTGACAAGTGTGCCGAAGAGGTTCAGGCAGCTCTTTTTGCGACTTTAGAAGACTTGGGAACGGCCACCCTCATGGTGGATTGGTGTTCCGCAAATCATGAAACACAGTATACGAGGTTATTTAGATCATGA
- the ureG gene encoding urease accessory protein UreG yields the protein MTAAAHGPLRVGIGGPVGSGKTALTDALCKHLRDHYNVAVITNDIYTREDAEFLTRSGALSPDRILGVETGGCPHTAIREDASINLAAVADLNETFEGLELILIESGGDNLAATFSPELADITIYVIDVSAGDKIPRKGGPGITRSDLLVINKIDLAPLVGADLGVMDRDSKKMRGERPFVFTNIKAGDGVAGVADFIIKTGGLEPRL from the coding sequence ATGACAGCAGCAGCTCACGGTCCTTTGCGCGTTGGTATCGGGGGACCGGTTGGCTCCGGTAAAACGGCGCTTACAGACGCCTTATGTAAACATCTTCGCGACCATTATAATGTCGCTGTGATTACCAACGATATCTACACCCGTGAAGATGCGGAATTCCTGACCCGTTCGGGGGCTTTATCTCCTGATCGCATTTTGGGCGTTGAAACAGGGGGATGCCCCCATACGGCTATTCGCGAAGATGCCTCTATCAATTTGGCGGCGGTTGCCGATCTCAATGAGACATTTGAGGGCCTGGAGCTGATCCTGATTGAAAGTGGTGGGGATAACCTGGCCGCCACCTTTTCCCCTGAACTTGCAGATATCACCATCTACGTGATTGATGTTTCCGCAGGCGATAAAATTCCGCGCAAAGGAGGGCCCGGCATTACGCGGTCCGACTTGTTGGTGATCAATAAGATTGATCTGGCGCCATTAGTTGGCGCAGACCTGGGTGTAATGGACCGGGATTCCAAAAAAATGCGGGGTGAGCGGCCGTTTGTCTTCACAAATATCAAGGCAGGCGACGGGGTTGCCGGAGTCGCAGATTTTATTATCAAGACCGGCGGGCTTGAGCCACGTCTCTAG
- a CDS encoding fumarylacetoacetate hydrolase family protein: MLYCFDPTPTPVVPVEGNDALFPVHRIYCVGRNYAEHALEMGGNPDREPPFFFSKPADTIVPSGSQLAYPQATENFHFEMELVIAIGKDGKDLKAEEAEDVIFGYAAGIDLTRRDLQAAAKKAGRPWDTAKGFDYSAPCAAITPKEQTSDIEQSRISLSVNGEVKQDAKISDMIWNPFEIVAHLSHFYTIKAGDLIYTGTPAGVGALNPGDTVEGKIEGLSPITLMIV; encoded by the coding sequence ATGCTGTATTGTTTCGACCCCACCCCCACTCCTGTTGTTCCTGTAGAGGGAAATGATGCGCTCTTCCCGGTTCATCGGATCTATTGCGTTGGCCGTAATTATGCCGAGCATGCCTTGGAGATGGGCGGAAACCCGGATCGGGAACCACCTTTTTTCTTCTCCAAACCAGCGGATACAATTGTTCCATCAGGTAGTCAGCTCGCGTATCCACAGGCGACAGAAAACTTTCATTTCGAGATGGAACTGGTGATTGCCATTGGAAAAGACGGAAAAGATCTTAAGGCAGAAGAGGCCGAAGATGTGATTTTCGGTTATGCCGCCGGAATTGATCTAACCCGGCGTGATTTACAAGCTGCAGCAAAGAAAGCCGGCCGACCCTGGGATACGGCTAAAGGCTTCGACTATTCGGCTCCATGCGCTGCGATAACCCCAAAAGAACAGACTTCAGATATCGAGCAAAGCCGTATCTCGCTTTCTGTTAATGGTGAAGTGAAGCAGGACGCAAAAATTTCAGATATGATCTGGAATCCCTTTGAAATTGTCGCGCATCTTTCCCATTTCTATACCATAAAGGCCGGAGATCTGATTTACACTGGAACGCCGGCAGGGGTTGGGGCACTTAATCCTGGTGACACTGTTGAAGGTAAGATAGAGGGCCTGTCCCCCATAACACTGATGATCGTGTGA
- a CDS encoding MBL fold metallo-hydrolase, with translation MNTWQIGDVKVTRIVELEMVGGTRFILPDAAPDAVLPIRWLYPNFMNEKGRLIMSVHALVIDTGDRRIIVDTCIGNDKEREIPGWNNLQTSFLKDLEAAGYPPDTIDTVLCTHLHVDHVGWNTMLVEGEWVPTFPNARYLIADQEWEHWNGGDGDKYGEAFDDSVKPVFDAGLVDLVRVDAEICDQVKLVPTPGHTPGHVSIRISSKGQEAYITGDAMHHPCQMARLDWASSADADKDAAIRTRTGILEGLADTETLMFGTHFASPSAGYVKREADGSFWLDIDAVDTDV, from the coding sequence ATGAACACCTGGCAAATTGGTGACGTCAAGGTCACGCGGATTGTCGAGCTGGAAATGGTCGGGGGTACCCGTTTTATTTTGCCAGATGCAGCTCCGGATGCAGTCTTGCCCATCCGTTGGCTGTATCCAAACTTCATGAATGAAAAGGGTCGTTTGATCATGAGTGTTCATGCCCTGGTGATTGATACGGGGGATCGGCGGATCATTGTTGATACCTGCATTGGCAACGATAAAGAGCGGGAAATCCCGGGGTGGAACAACCTGCAGACCAGTTTTTTAAAAGATCTGGAAGCGGCCGGCTATCCTCCTGACACGATCGATACAGTTCTGTGTACACATTTGCATGTGGATCATGTGGGCTGGAATACCATGCTGGTGGAAGGAGAATGGGTGCCGACTTTTCCCAATGCCCGCTATCTGATTGCAGATCAGGAATGGGAGCATTGGAATGGTGGGGACGGTGATAAATATGGGGAGGCTTTTGACGATTCCGTTAAGCCGGTTTTTGATGCCGGGCTTGTTGACCTGGTGCGTGTAGACGCCGAAATCTGTGATCAGGTCAAATTGGTGCCAACGCCGGGCCATACGCCAGGGCACGTCAGTATCCGGATCTCATCAAAAGGGCAAGAGGCATATATTACGGGCGATGCCATGCATCACCCTTGTCAGATGGCACGACTTGACTGGGCGAGTAGTGCAGATGCAGACAAGGACGCCGCTATTCGAACGCGGACAGGTATTTTGGAAGGCCTTGCAGATACAGAAACGTTGATGTTTGGAACCCACTTTGCATCTCCCTCAGCGGGGTATGTAAAGCGCGAGGCGGATGGGAGTTTTTGGTTGGATATAGACGCAGTAGACACAGATGTGTGA
- a CDS encoding glutathione S-transferase family protein translates to MKLYDMAGPPSPRRVRIFLAEKGLELDREEINIREKAQFNPEFSSINPRLTIPALQLDSGVVLTESEAIQRYLEELYPDPPLFGDTPEERAIVTNRLRMIEVDGYMAVAEAVRNSIPNFENRALTGPRNFAQIEELGKRGIERIGYFFEDLDAILANSQYVAGDKYTVADVNALVAVDFAGMMKQAIPENCPNLKRWHDEVSARPSAKA, encoded by the coding sequence ATGAAATTATATGATATGGCCGGACCGCCAAGCCCACGTCGGGTTCGTATTTTCCTCGCGGAAAAAGGGCTGGAGTTGGACCGGGAAGAGATTAATATTCGGGAAAAAGCGCAGTTTAATCCTGAATTCTCCTCCATCAACCCAAGGCTGACAATTCCCGCCTTACAACTGGATAGCGGCGTCGTTCTGACTGAAAGTGAAGCGATCCAGCGTTATTTGGAAGAATTATATCCAGATCCTCCTCTCTTTGGAGATACGCCGGAAGAGCGGGCGATTGTGACCAACCGGCTTCGGATGATTGAGGTCGATGGGTATATGGCCGTTGCTGAGGCGGTCAGAAATTCAATTCCGAATTTTGAAAACAGGGCGCTAACCGGACCTCGCAACTTCGCTCAGATTGAAGAACTTGGAAAACGGGGTATAGAGCGGATCGGTTACTTCTTTGAAGATCTGGACGCTATTTTGGCAAACAGTCAGTATGTGGCCGGTGACAAATATACCGTCGCAGATGTCAATGCTCTGGTGGCGGTTGATTTTGCTGGAATGATGAAGCAAGCCATTCCCGAAAACTGTCCTAACCTGAAGCGCTGGCACGATGAAGTTTCAGCCCGTCCGAGCGCCAAGGCCTAG
- a CDS encoding DinB family protein: MKAHFTRFSQYNRWANQTLYAAVKELSIEEQNRELGAFFGTVINTLNHILVADLFWLERLDGQGPKPEALNQILHTELSDLEMHRAEIDERLSRYVQSLKEEELTGFLDYQTTSGIPCHDGISDILSHVFNHQTHHRGQCHHMLSQLGKSPPPLDMIYFIRSLG, translated from the coding sequence ATGAAAGCGCATTTTACAAGGTTTAGCCAGTATAACCGCTGGGCTAATCAAACCCTATATGCAGCCGTAAAGGAGTTGAGTATTGAAGAACAAAACAGGGAGCTTGGGGCGTTTTTCGGCACCGTGATTAACACACTCAACCATATATTGGTTGCTGATCTTTTCTGGCTGGAAAGGCTGGATGGGCAGGGTCCAAAACCTGAAGCACTAAACCAGATCCTGCATACAGAACTTTCAGACCTTGAGATGCACCGGGCTGAAATTGATGAAAGATTAAGTAGGTATGTTCAATCCCTGAAAGAAGAAGAACTCACAGGGTTTCTGGATTACCAAACCACGTCAGGAATACCTTGTCATGACGGAATTTCAGATATTCTCAGCCATGTCTTCAATCATCAGACGCACCATCGGGGGCAGTGCCACCATATGCTCAGTCAGCTTGGCAAGTCACCGCCCCCGTTGGACATGATCTATTTCATCAGAAGCTTAGGCTAG
- a CDS encoding pyridoxamine 5'-phosphate oxidase family protein: MSDPKSPNFEDTPENAPLHEGELSLQAQQGAYNVRKWATRAIFNYLPDQHRNFYEQQPFLIASALDRQGQPWATILSGGDGFVTSPERDLLELRGDIFKNDPLEGAIAEGSQMGILGIELHSRRRNRANGIVRKIDKTRLSFEIRQAYGNCPQHIQTRQLVPSPDHEAIQPTPGTQLNPSQINWISHADTLFMASGFLKNDEDPRYGMDVSHKGGNPGFVHVLDDKTLLLPDYPGNNLFNTLGNLLHYPKAGLLFIDFKTGSLLQLTGNAQTDWNSPYLNDFQGAQAVITFTITELYERPFALPLRSPD, translated from the coding sequence ATGTCTGATCCCAAGTCCCCAAACTTTGAAGATACGCCTGAAAACGCGCCCCTGCATGAAGGGGAGCTCTCCCTGCAAGCACAGCAAGGTGCTTACAATGTCCGAAAATGGGCTACGCGTGCAATTTTCAACTACCTGCCTGACCAGCATCGGAATTTCTATGAACAACAACCTTTCCTAATCGCTAGTGCGCTCGATCGACAAGGGCAACCCTGGGCAACCATCTTAAGCGGTGGCGATGGGTTCGTGACCTCCCCAGAGAGGGATTTGCTGGAATTGAGAGGTGATATTTTTAAAAACGATCCTTTGGAAGGCGCCATTGCCGAAGGAAGTCAAATGGGCATCCTTGGTATTGAGCTTCATTCTCGTCGCCGTAACCGGGCCAACGGCATAGTCCGGAAGATCGACAAAACCCGTTTGTCTTTTGAAATTCGGCAAGCCTATGGCAATTGCCCGCAACATATTCAAACCCGTCAACTGGTTCCCTCGCCAGATCACGAAGCAATACAACCAACACCGGGAACCCAGTTAAACCCTAGCCAAATCAATTGGATCTCCCACGCGGATACTCTGTTCATGGCAAGCGGCTTTCTGAAAAATGACGAGGACCCAAGATATGGAATGGATGTTTCTCACAAAGGAGGAAACCCAGGCTTCGTTCACGTTCTAGATGACAAGACACTTCTGCTGCCAGATTACCCAGGCAACAACCTGTTCAATACACTTGGAAACCTATTGCACTATCCAAAAGCCGGATTGTTATTTATCGATTTCAAAACGGGGAGTTTGCTGCAGTTGACAGGCAACGCGCAGACAGACTGGAACAGTCCGTATCTCAATGACTTTCAAGGAGCCCAAGCCGTGATCACTTTTACAATAACGGAGCTCTATGAACGTCCCTTCGCCCTTCCGCTGAGGTCACCGGACTGA
- a CDS encoding VOC family protein gives MQNSALTQGAHHIGLTVPDLNQSKNFFLQILGFKQVGEVPSYPAAFVSDGITMITLWQAVDPKDAIPFDRKNIIGLHHLALKVPSSQALERLYATLLNTADVEIEFAPQNLGKGPTQHMMIYIPGGIRLELIAPAA, from the coding sequence ATGCAAAACTCAGCTCTTACGCAAGGCGCACATCATATTGGACTGACAGTTCCGGACCTTAATCAAAGCAAAAATTTCTTTCTTCAAATCCTCGGCTTCAAGCAGGTTGGTGAAGTCCCAAGCTATCCAGCAGCGTTTGTTTCCGATGGCATTACCATGATTACGCTATGGCAGGCCGTAGATCCAAAAGATGCAATTCCATTTGATCGAAAAAACATCATTGGCCTGCATCACCTGGCCCTGAAAGTTCCCTCATCTCAAGCCCTGGAGCGCCTGTACGCGACGCTGCTGAACACAGCCGACGTAGAGATTGAATTCGCACCACAAAACCTGGGTAAAGGTCCAACACAACATATGATGATCTATATCCCGGGCGGGATCCGTCTTGAACTTATCGCACCTGCAGCCTGA
- a CDS encoding DUF1348 family protein — MTRPPLPPFTEETAKQKVRAAEDGWNSRTPAKVALAYSENSEWRNRAEIFSGREKIEKFLTRKWDRELDYRLIKELWAWSENRISVRFAYEWRDDSGQWYRSFGNENWEFDEGGFMQRRFACINDKPINETDRKFRWPIGRRPDDHPGLSDLGL; from the coding sequence ATGACCCGCCCTCCCCTTCCTCCCTTTACCGAGGAAACAGCCAAACAGAAGGTCCGAGCAGCGGAAGATGGCTGGAACAGCAGAACCCCTGCCAAGGTTGCTCTCGCCTATTCCGAAAATAGTGAATGGCGCAATCGGGCCGAAATTTTTTCAGGACGGGAGAAAATTGAAAAATTCCTGACCCGGAAATGGGATCGGGAGTTGGATTATCGCCTAATTAAAGAACTTTGGGCATGGAGCGAAAACCGCATCTCTGTCCGATTTGCTTATGAGTGGAGAGATGACAGTGGGCAATGGTACCGATCTTTCGGAAATGAAAATTGGGAGTTTGACGAAGGTGGTTTTATGCAGCGCCGCTTTGCTTGCATTAATGACAAACCTATCAATGAGACTGACCGAAAATTCCGTTGGCCAATTGGGCGTCGCCCAGATGATCACCCCGGCCTGAGCGATCTCGGCCTTTAA
- a CDS encoding TetR/AcrR family transcriptional regulator, translating to MRPSRRNELVEQALKIFNRNGYQASGMDLLALETGISKTSMYKYFRTKEDLILAVLELRDQKLRDWMFVRIAELADTPAGQLLALFDVLREWFAQPDFCGCMFMRAAGEYGAATHPIHLKAAEHKETIVRYLADLAIKANADRPEQLARQLMLVKEGATVSAQLGYAKDPAGDARVVAKALIEKATGQAIPA from the coding sequence ATGCGCCCATCCCGTCGTAATGAACTGGTGGAACAAGCTTTGAAAATTTTTAACCGGAATGGGTATCAGGCATCCGGTATGGATTTGCTGGCGCTGGAAACCGGAATTTCCAAGACGTCCATGTACAAATACTTTCGAACGAAAGAGGATTTGATCCTGGCTGTGTTGGAGCTTAGGGATCAAAAGCTTCGGGACTGGATGTTTGTCCGGATTGCTGAACTGGCAGATACTCCTGCCGGTCAGTTGCTTGCTCTGTTTGATGTATTGCGTGAATGGTTTGCACAGCCCGATTTCTGCGGCTGTATGTTTATGCGGGCAGCTGGTGAATATGGGGCAGCCACTCATCCGATCCATCTAAAAGCAGCAGAGCATAAGGAAACGATAGTTCGCTATTTGGCAGATTTGGCGATCAAGGCAAATGCCGATAGGCCGGAGCAATTGGCTCGCCAGCTCATGTTGGTGAAGGAGGGGGCTACAGTCTCTGCGCAACTCGGTTATGCGAAGGATCCGGCAGGGGACGCAAGGGTGGTGGCCAAGGCGCTGATTGAAAAAGCGACCGGCCAAGCTATCCCGGCTTAA
- a CDS encoding methyltransferase family protein produces the protein MTGKSSKDHAGVKIPPPLCFGSFLGAGILIQSDWVYGRLPPWNEVILGLLVFIAGFAVILLEAYRHHQHGTNVEPWKPTTEIITTGFYKYSRNPIYVGMIVSYIGGAIMANSWLAILLLPIPIWIIRFHVIAKEEAYLEDKFGKDYKDYKSRVRRWI, from the coding sequence ATGACAGGAAAATCATCCAAGGATCATGCAGGTGTAAAAATTCCACCGCCGCTCTGCTTTGGGAGCTTTCTGGGGGCAGGAATTCTCATTCAGTCTGACTGGGTTTACGGAAGACTTCCTCCATGGAATGAAGTTATTCTTGGCCTGCTTGTTTTCATTGCAGGCTTCGCCGTCATTCTGCTGGAAGCCTACCGTCATCATCAACACGGCACCAATGTCGAGCCTTGGAAACCGACCACAGAAATCATCACGACAGGTTTCTATAAATACTCCCGCAATCCCATATATGTTGGGATGATCGTATCTTATATCGGGGGTGCGATCATGGCCAACAGTTGGCTGGCAATTTTGTTATTACCCATTCCTATCTGGATCATTCGCTTCCATGTGATAGCCAAGGAAGAGGCGTATTTGGAGGATAAGTTTGGCAAGGATTACAAGGATTATAAGTCTCGGGTGAGACGCTGGATCTAA
- a CDS encoding pyridoxal-phosphate-dependent aminotransferase family protein: MSVRTGREFLSIPGPTNIPEQVLNAMHHPAIDIHRADFPGRTESLLQNLKNTFKTEGRTFIYIANGHGAWEAALSNACSKGDKLLVLESGLFANGWGEFGRSLGLDIEILAGSWRKSVDPDKVKERLAKDTDHTIKGILMVQVDTASGICNDVKAVGKAIKEVGHPALFMVDTIASLGTMEFKMDEWGVDLAVSAAQKGLMSPPGLSFNAAGPRAMDVHQTAGLRTAYWDWTARMGDAHYLKYAGTPPEHLLFALEQSFEILNAETLENSTLRHQLLAGACWAAVSKWAEGGVLEFNVPDPAERSTGVTTILFNKGYTPEPLLKYCNEKCGVVVGIGIGALEGLAMRIAHMGYANAPMLLGTLSAIEMGLQALEIPHGEGGTSAAIKYLSENVPIS, from the coding sequence ATGTCTGTTCGAACCGGTCGCGAGTTCTTGAGTATTCCCGGGCCAACCAATATCCCTGAGCAGGTGCTGAATGCCATGCATCACCCTGCCATTGATATTCATCGGGCAGATTTTCCAGGACGAACTGAAAGCTTACTCCAGAACCTGAAAAACACATTCAAGACTGAAGGACGCACGTTTATCTATATCGCCAACGGTCATGGCGCCTGGGAGGCTGCCCTCAGTAATGCTTGCAGCAAAGGAGACAAGCTCCTGGTTCTGGAAAGTGGTTTGTTTGCGAACGGCTGGGGCGAATTTGGTCGGTCCTTGGGTCTGGATATTGAAATTCTGGCTGGATCCTGGCGGAAATCGGTTGATCCAGACAAAGTCAAAGAACGTCTTGCCAAAGATACTGACCATACGATCAAGGGCATCCTGATGGTTCAGGTCGATACTGCATCTGGGATTTGTAATGATGTTAAGGCCGTAGGAAAGGCTATCAAAGAGGTTGGGCACCCTGCACTCTTTATGGTGGATACGATCGCATCCCTTGGCACCATGGAATTTAAGATGGATGAATGGGGAGTGGATCTGGCTGTTTCAGCAGCTCAAAAAGGGCTCATGTCACCCCCCGGTCTCAGCTTCAACGCCGCTGGCCCGCGTGCCATGGACGTCCACCAAACCGCAGGACTTCGAACCGCTTACTGGGACTGGACTGCCAGAATGGGTGATGCCCATTACCTGAAATATGCAGGAACCCCGCCTGAGCATCTTCTGTTTGCGCTTGAGCAATCTTTTGAAATCCTGAATGCAGAAACGCTTGAGAATTCCACTTTGCGTCACCAATTGCTGGCAGGTGCCTGCTGGGCAGCGGTTTCTAAATGGGCCGAGGGTGGCGTTCTGGAATTTAATGTTCCCGACCCGGCAGAAAGATCAACCGGTGTGACAACGATCCTCTTCAACAAAGGCTACACGCCTGAGCCCCTTTTGAAATATTGTAACGAGAAATGCGGTGTGGTCGTTGGTATCGGCATTGGCGCCCTCGAAGGTTTGGCGATGCGCATTGCCCATATGGGTTACGCTAACGCCCCAATGCTGCTTGGAACGCTCAGTGCAATTGAAATGGGACTACAAGCTCTCGAAATTCCTCATGGGGAGGGTGGAACCAGCGCCGCCATCAAATACTTGTCAGAGAATGTGCCCATTTCGTGA
- a CDS encoding multidrug effflux MFS transporter: protein MEDASRSSSVGPVEQVILLALLSSLIALSIDIMLPALAHIENELQSNSPNGRQFIIGATFVGMAVGMMLYGPISDSVGRKPPIYAGITIFLTGCLLSFFSESFAVMLVGRFLQGLGAASPRVVSIALIRDQYSGREMARFTSLVMTVFILVPVLAPALGQSVMLLSSWRMIFGAMFILGTIAIFWFGFRQVETLERPRRIAFSFSRLGIAVMEVVKTPVSLGYTLATGFIFAAFLSFLSMSQQIFQDQYGVGELFPLYFASLALSFGGASFANSTLVMKLGMKSLVAKALWSFVVISICFLIYAFSVGGHPPLFILLPFLMLVFFCVGILFGNMNALAMEPLGHIAGVASAVITSLSTFMSVIFGTIVAQSYNGTILPLVIGFSIFSLTSLTIMYITNSKVPITEA from the coding sequence TTGGAAGATGCATCCCGCTCATCGTCAGTCGGTCCCGTTGAACAGGTCATTCTTCTGGCACTGCTCTCCTCTCTTATCGCCCTGTCGATAGACATCATGCTGCCTGCATTGGCGCATATCGAGAACGAGCTGCAATCCAACAGTCCAAATGGGCGTCAATTTATTATTGGCGCCACCTTTGTCGGGATGGCGGTAGGCATGATGCTGTATGGCCCAATATCAGACAGCGTGGGTCGAAAGCCGCCGATTTATGCGGGCATTACAATTTTTCTAACGGGTTGTCTTCTCTCCTTTTTCAGTGAGTCCTTTGCGGTCATGCTGGTCGGCCGCTTCCTGCAAGGCCTTGGGGCTGCAAGCCCACGGGTAGTCTCCATTGCTTTAATCCGGGATCAATATTCAGGACGGGAAATGGCCCGCTTTACCTCTTTGGTCATGACCGTGTTCATCCTGGTGCCTGTGCTGGCACCTGCCCTTGGCCAGTCTGTAATGTTGCTATCCTCTTGGCGGATGATTTTTGGCGCCATGTTCATTCTTGGGACGATCGCAATTTTTTGGTTTGGGTTTCGGCAGGTTGAGACACTCGAACGACCAAGGCGCATCGCCTTTTCGTTTTCCCGCCTTGGCATTGCTGTCATGGAAGTGGTCAAGACACCTGTTTCTCTAGGCTACACACTTGCAACCGGGTTTATCTTTGCGGCATTTCTGAGTTTCCTCAGCATGTCTCAGCAGATCTTTCAGGATCAGTATGGCGTTGGCGAACTCTTTCCGCTTTATTTTGCATCTCTTGCTCTTTCTTTTGGGGGTGCCAGCTTTGCCAACTCAACATTGGTCATGAAACTCGGGATGAAAAGTCTGGTAGCAAAAGCCTTGTGGTCCTTCGTCGTCATCTCCATCTGCTTCCTGATTTATGCTTTTTCAGTCGGTGGGCATCCGCCACTATTCATACTGCTTCCATTTCTGATGCTGGTTTTCTTCTGTGTGGGAATTTTGTTCGGGAACATGAATGCCCTCGCTATGGAGCCGCTTGGTCATATCGCGGGCGTGGCATCTGCTGTAATCACCTCCCTTTCAACCTTTATGTCCGTAATTTTCGGAACCATTGTGGCGCAGTCCTATAATGGAACAATCTTGCCGCTGGTGATTGGGTTTAGTATTTTCAGCCTCACATCACTAACCATCATGTACATCACGAATTCAAAGGTACCTATTACAGAGGCCTAA